GTGAAGCAGGACTCGATGTACCTGAGCAGCCAAGGGCAGGGGCAGGGCCTGAAAATGTACGACGCTACGTACGCTTTCAAAGGTACCCTGGCTTACACGCCCGGCGGCCTCTATGGCACCGGCGGAATGGATGGCCCGCAGTCTTTTATCCGCTCGGCCGCTTTTGTATTCAAGCCAACGCGCTACACGGGTAAAAATGCCACGCTCAGCATCAAGTCGGCGGAGGTAAACAAGCCAGCCCTCACGGCTAACAACGTGGGCTTTACCTACGATTTGAAAGCCGGCAACACGCAGTTTGCCCGCGAAGCCGGCGACAATAAATCCAGCATCGAGCTGCCCTACTCGCAGTACCGCACCACGCTCTCGGGCGGTAAGTGGGACTTCAAGAAGAAACTGGTGCAGCTGAGCGTAGAAGCCGGCGCCGACTCGTCGCGCTCCTATTTCTACAGCACTAAGCCGGAACAAAAAGGCCTCAAGTTCCAGGCTGCTACCGGCCAGTACGACCTAAGCCGCTACCGGCTGGTGGCGGGCGGAGTGCCCCGCATTGCTGCCGCCGATGCCTGGATTTCGCCTGACTCTAGCAAAGTGTACATTCTGCCCAACGCGGAGATGCGTGGCTTCCAGAACGCCGGCATCGTGATGGATACCTTGCACAAGTACCACACGCTGTACAAAGGCGAAATCAAGATTCAGTCGCGCAATGCCTTTACGGGTAACGCGCTGTATAGCTACAAAAACGCCTCCGCCGATTCCTTCGCTATCAAGTTCACGAACTTCGCCATGGACTCTACGGCGCTGGCAGGTGGCCTAGGCAAAGCCGCCAAAGCCACTAAGGGCCTTCTGAAGCGCGGCAACGGCGCTGATGATGCGCCTGCTTCGCCGGCTACCACAGCCGTAGCTACTATTGCAGCTTCCGACAAATTCCACCTGGCGCCGCGCATTGCCTACCGGGGTGCCGTGAAGATGAACTCCCAGAAGCGGGGCTTCACGTTTGATGGACAGTCGAAGCTGGAGTTTGTGAAGAATCAGACGGCTTCGGAGTGGTTTGCCGTGCAGGATAGTATTGACCCGAAAGGCATTAAGATCAAGCTCAACGAGCCGAAGTCGGAGGATGGGACACCGATGAAGTCGGGCCTGTTCCTGTCAGATAACTTGGGCAAGGTGTACCCCCTGTTTGTGGCCGTGAAGCCCGGCGTAACGGACCAGAATATCTTCGAGGTAGATGGTACGCTGAGCTACAACCAGAAGAAGCGCGAGTACGCCATCAGCCGCCACGAGTACACCAACCCCGATATCTACGAGGGCTCCGTACTGACGCTGAACGACTCGACGGGTGCCATGAACTTCCGGGGTAAGGTGAACCTCATCAACTCCAACAAGGACTATACGCTTACTTCAGCGGGCGTAGGCTACGCCAAGCCGGACAGCGCCATCTACGACCTCGACACCTTCATGGCCTTCGACATCAACCTGCCCGAAAAGGCAGTGGAGGCCATGGGCATTGATATGGCGACGAACGCCAAAGGCCTGCCCGAAGCCCTGACCGGCTCGCAAACCCAGCTGTTCAAGATGGGCGAGTTCATCGGCAACAAAGGCGTGCAGGATTACAGCACCCGCAAAGGCAGCTACACGCCGCTGCAAAAGGTGTCGCCGAAGTTCCTGCATACGGTGGTGTTGAGTCAGGTGGACCTGCGCTGGAACGACAAGCTACGGGCTTGGTACTCGGTGGGCAAGATAGGCCTGGTGAGCATCGGCAAGAAGGACATCAATGCCCTGATTGACGGCTACATCGAAATCAAGAAGGAGAGCACCGGCGATGTAGTGGAGCTGTACCTGGAGGCTGAGCCCCAGACGTGGTACTATCTCAAGTACTCAAACAACGTAATGCTGGCCAAAGCGCAGCACGGTTCCTTCGATGAAATCATCGGCCTCAAAGCCAAAGGCGACTACAACACGGCCACGGAATACGGCTTCTATCTCGGCGATGACCAGGAGGTGCAGGCTTATCTCAACCACTTCCGCAAGGACTACCTCAAGGAGTCGGGCAAGCGCAAGGTGAACACCTCGCAGCCCGTGAGCACGGGCAACTTCGACAACATGGAAAGCGGCGGCAAAAAGAAAAAGAAGAAGAGCGACCCCGTAGAAGATGCCCTGAACGCCGACCCCAACGCTGCCCCGGTGGAGGAAACCAGCAAGAAGAAAAAGAAGAAGGATGAGCCAGTAGAAGCTGCCGCGCCGGTGGAAGCTGACCCCGCCGACTCCGGTAAGAAAAAGAAGAAAAAGGACGAAGCAGTAGAGGCCACCCCGCCCGCCGCTGCTCCGGCCGAAGAACCCAAGAAGGAGTCCAAAAAGAAAAAGAAGAAGGACGCCAACGACCCCTTCGGCGACGAATAAACCAACAGCCCCGACAGAGTTTCTGTCGGGGCTGTTTTTTAGTACAGTGGCCTAGGGGTGTCGTCGGCTTCCCCAATGTGCGTCACTCTACACAGGCACGTCATCCTGAGTGCAGCGAAGGATCTTAGCACGTCAGTAAGAGGTGCTAGGCCAGTCGTTCTCGCGTGGCAAGATTCTTCGCTGCGCTCAGGATGACGCGCGAGTAGGACGGCGGCGGCGCTTCAATGGCCCAATCAGCACGTTGGTAGCTATTCTTCCCAACGCCACTTCTCTAGAACCGTATCTTTACCCCATAGCTCGACCTCTACCCACCTCCTGCATGAATCTCCCCCTCGTTCTAGGCCTCTTGGTGGCCGCTTACTTCATTGGCTCTATCCCGACCGCGCTTTGGGTGGGTCGTCTGTTTTTTGGGATTGACATTCGGGAGCATGGCTCCGGCAACTCGGGCGCTACCAACACGTTCCGGGTGCTGGGCAAGAAGCCCGGTTCCTTCGTGATGGCCATTGATGTGCTGAAAGGCTGGGCCGCCACCTCATTGGCTTCCGTGATGCTAAATCAGGGCGCCATTCTGCCGGAACAGCTGCTGTACTACCAGATAGCCTGCGGCGTGCTAGCCGTGCTAGGCCACATCTATCCAATTTATGCCGGCTTCCGGGGCGGCAAAGGCGTGGCTACCGTGCTGGGCATGATGCTGGCCATTGCGCCGGCTACGGTGGGGGTGTGCATTCTGGTCTTTATCATCACGCTCCTTATTTCACGCTATGTATCCCTAAGCAGCATGACGGCCGGCATGACGTTTGCCGTGCTCCAGCTGCTGCCCCAATTTCGGCCGCAGAACCAATTGCTGGTGTGGTTTGGCTTTGTGCTGGCCGTGCTACTGGTATATACCCACCGCGCTAATATCGGGCGTCTGCGCACCGGCACCGAAAGCCGTGTGCCGATGCCGTGGGATAAGAAGTAATGCTTAGAGCACTAGTTTCAATCAGTCTCGTTTGAAGTAGCGGTATAGGTTGTAGCTCAAGAATAGCAGCAAGCTGACCAAGAAAAGACCAATTAGAACTGGTGCTATAGCAAGTACGGTGTACAGCCAATTCGGGCCTCCGTGGGCTTGCGCAGCTGTAGGAGAGCAGCAAGCTACGAACAGGACTAAGCAGACTATTTTGTAAAGACGCATGTAAGGCTTGCTTATAAAGGCAGGTGTAAAGTAGCCGCTTTTCACGTTAACGGAAACAGCTATTGCTACCGAACCCTACCGTTTCGTTCCCTACTTTTACCCCAGCATTTCCAACTAACCCCACCGCCGCATGGCTTCTTACCTCGAACAGAACCAAGAGCGTTTTTTAAGTGAACTGATGGACTGGCTCCGCATACCGTCGGTTTCCGCTGATCCTAAGTTTCATGGCGACGTACTGCGTGCCGCTGAGTACCTCAAAGCCCGCTTCGAGGAAGTAGGCCTGGAGAATGTGGAGCTGTGCCCTACGGCCGGCAACCCCATCGTGTACGGCGAGAAAATCATTGACCCCAACCTACCTACGGTGCTCGTGTACGGCCACTATGATGTTCAGCCCGCCGACCCGTATGAGCTCTGGACTTCGGGCCCTTTCGAGCCGTTAATCAAAGACGGTAAGATTTACGCCCGTGGCGCCTGCGACGACAAAGGCCAGGTGTACATGCACGTAAAGGCCTTCGAGATGATGCAGCAGGGCGGCGGTGTGCCCTGCAACGTGAAGGTGATGATTGAGGGCGAAGAAGAAATCGGCTCAAACAACTTGGCCATCTTCGTGCGCGAAAACAAGGAGAAGCTCAAGGCCGATGTCATCCTGATTTCGGATACCGGCATGCTCGCCAACGACCAGCCCAGCATAGAGGTAGGCCTACGCGGCCTGAGCTACCACGAGGTAGAAGTAACCGGCCCGAACCGCGACCTGCACTCCGGCCTCTACGGCGGCGCTGTGGCCAACCCCATCAACATCCTCTGCAAGATGATTGCCAGCCTGCACGATGAAAACAACCACATCACCATCCCGGAGTTCTACAACAACGTGGCGGTGCTGAGCGACGAGGAACGAGCCGAGCTGAACCGTGTGCCCCACTCCGACGACGAGTTCAAGCAGAGCATCGGCCTGCCTGATACCTACGGCGAGAAAGGCTACACTACCGTAGAGCGCATCGGCATCCGGCCTACGCTGGACGTGAACGGCATCTGGGGCGGCTACACCGGCGAGGGCGCCAAAACCGTTATTGCCTCCAAGGCTTACGCCAAAATCTCGATGCGTCTGGTGCCCCACCAGACCTCCGAGGAAATCACCGAAATCTTCCAGAAACACTTCACCAGCATTGCGCCCAGCGGTGTAACGGTGCAGGTACGCCCTCACCACGGCGGCGAGCCAGTAGTTACGCCTACCGACTCAGTGGCCTACAAAGCAGCTGCCGATGCCATGGAAACTACCTTCGGCAAGCGCCCCATACCGACGCGCGGCGGCGGCTCCATCCCGATTGTGGCCATGTTCAAGACGGAGCTAGGCCTGGATACCGTACTGCTGGGCTTCGGCCTAGATTCGGACGCCATCCACTCGCCCAACGAGCACTACGGCGTATTTAACTTCCTAAAAGGCATCGAGACCATTCCGCACTTCTACCGCAACTACGCGGCAGCCATGAAGTAAGCGCAAGTGACCTAGAACCACAAAAAAGGCTCGTCTTGTGTAAGACGAGCCTTTTTTATGCTTCCGCAACGACATGGGCCTCCCAACTCAGGAAGACTGGCCTTTATATTAGCGCCGACGCCGTCCGGAGCTGCCACCCAGTAGATAGCTCACGTAGAGCTGAAAGGCGCTGTTGCGAATGTTGGGCTGAAATGAGGTATTGCCAGTCGTATACTCCTTCGGGATATTGGTGATGCCGCCGTTGTAGCGTAGGCCTATGCCCGGCCCGCTAGCCGACTGATAGCCCAAACCGGCCGCATAGCCGAAATCAACGGTGTTGTAGGCGTCTTTGATATCGGTAGTAACACTCCCGATTTTCTGCTTGGCAGATGACAGGAACCCCAGCTGCGGTCCTACCTCAAAGAATAAACCATCGGCATTAATGCGGAACATGATCGGTAGATCGATGTAGTCGAATTTGTTGATGACGTCAGTGCCATTGAGAGTGTACTTCGAGCCTTTCTGCGAATACAGCAGCTCGGGCTGCACTGAGAAGGCATCGTTCACGCCAATATTGGCCAGTAGGCCACCATGAAAACCTACTTTGTTGCCCTTCAGCGCGGCATCATCGCCGGCAAAATTGGTCAGGGAAGCGCCGCCTTTCAGGCCTACACGTACGTTCTGGGCCTGGCTGGCCGTAGCAACGCCTGCTACTAGCAGAAACAGCAAAAAGGACTTCTTCATGAGTAAAGGAGGATGAGTAAAAGATGGGCAAAACTACGCAAAGCAGCCAGTTCGATGCTTTCTGCTCAGCCATAATCGTCTACGGGGTTGTTTTGGGCGTTGGTGTTGGCGCCGGAGCAGCTTTGCTGCGGACTTTCCTTTTGTCTTTCCCAATCTTGCCAATCAGCCGCCCGGGGCTGGTAAAGAGCTGAATCATCTGACGCGGGTAAACAAGTAGGCCAGGTAAAACTCTACGCTGCTGTTGCGCAGCTGCACTTGGCTGCTTCCATCAATGTCTACCCGGCGGAATACATTATTTAAGCCGCCATTATAGCGCCAGCCAACAGAAAACCCCGTGCTGTCCTGATAGCCGAGTCCAACTACAAAACCAGCATCTTGCTTGCGGAAAGCGGCAGTGCCAACCGGTGTGCGTTGCGCTACAACCGGAGTAACAGACCGAAGCTGGCTAAAATAAGGTCCGGCTTCAAAAAAGATGTCGTCCCAGTGGTACTGAGCAAGCACGGGGAAACTCACATAATCTAACCGGTGCTGGATGGATGGGCCATAGGCACTGCTGTTGTCGCCGCGCTGAGTATATAGTGCTTCTCCCTGAACCGCCAGGTGCTTTGTGAGCTTAATGCGCAGTAAGCCTCCTCCGTGGGCACCGAAGCGCAGGGAACTGTTTTTGGCATCGGCTCCAATACCGTTGGCAATGGTAGCACCGCCCTTGAGGCCTAGCAGAATGCGTTGGGCCTGCGCTGGCACTGCCACAAGGAGCATGGCGGCCAGCCATAATCTGTAAATAGATTGCATTGAATAAGTAGAGTAGGATAAATAGCCTACTAGCTAAACGTGCGCAAGACTACCAGATTATAGCCGGGTTCACCAAACCCCATAAAAACACAACCGCCCGGCTCCTGCATCAGGAACCGGGCGGCGTACAGGCAAGTGGCCTAGAGGGCTTACTTGCTCGGAATCAGGTAGCCCAACGAGAGCTGCAGCGCCGAGTGGCGGGCGTTGGCCAGGTCGCCGTTGAAATAAGAGCCATTGTCGCTTTTCACGAAGTCGCTGAAGGCGCCGGTGTAGCGCAGGTTAAGGCTCACGCCGTTATCGGCCTGGTAGCCGACGCCGGCTACGTAGCCCAGCTCGCTACGCTTGAAACCGCTGACATCTTTCTTGTCCTGCGACTCAAACACTTCGGGCGTGCCGTTAGGCTGGCGCGTGCGGGTGATTTTGGTTTCGTTGTTGGAGCTCAGCAGGTAGCTGTACTGCGGGCCAGCTTCCACAACAAAGCCGCCAGCGTTGATTTTCAGCAGCACCGGCACATCGAGGTAGTTGTAATTTACATTGCCCTCGCGCTTCTCGGTGTACCCTACGCCCAGCAGGGTGTTGGTGTACTCGGTGGGCTTATTCTCGAAGCCCTTTTGCGAATACAGAACCTCGGGCTGGATGGAAAAGAACCCGTCGCCGGTTACGTCGGCATTCAGGATAACACCACCCAGAAAGCCGAATTTATTATTGTAAGTGTTTTCGTTTTTTACGTTACCGGCCAAGTTAGAATAGTTGGCGCCGGCACGGAGGCCCAGGCGTACGCCCTGAGCGTGAACGGAAGAAGCAGAAGCGGCTGCCAGAAGGGTAGCCAGTACAACAGCAGACTTTTTCATACGTGCAACAGTAGTTGAGTGAGGGAAGAAATGCGCACTGATTACTCCAAAATCGAAAAGCATGCCAAGCTTGTGCTTCGGGCATAAAAAAGCCCCATCTGAAGCACCAGATGAGGCTTTTTCTAGGAATTAAGCTGACCTATTTGCCCGGAATCAGGTAGCCTAACGATAACTGAAACACGGAGTTGCGTGCGTTTCTCACGTCATTGTCCTGGTAGCCGTCTTTTCCGAAATCAGTGAAGGAGCCGTTGTAGCGCAGGCCTAGCAACAAGCCCATATCCGACTGGTAGCCCAGGCCAGCGGCGTACCCTATTTCGTTGCGATTCACGTTGTCCAGGTCGCTGGTGCCGCTGCGCTGGGTGGCGGTATTGCCATTTACCGACACCTTCGACTCGTCCTTTACCTTCAGCAAGTAGCTGTACTGCGGGCCCGCCTCAAAGAAAAGACCGCCAGCGTTTATCTTCAGCAGCACCGGTACATCAATGTAGTTATAGGTCCGGTCGCCTTCGTATTTGATGGTGTTGTTGCCGATGTTAAACTCATTATCGGCGTATTGGAAGCCTTTCTGAGAGAACAGCACTTCCGGCTGCAACGACAGGAA
The Hymenobacter gelipurpurascens DNA segment above includes these coding regions:
- a CDS encoding porin family protein; the encoded protein is MKKSAVVLATLLAAASASSVHAQGVRLGLRAGANYSNLAGNVKNENTYNNKFGFLGGVILNADVTGDGFFSIQPEVLYSQKGFENKPTEYTNTLLGVGYTEKREGNVNYNYLDVPVLLKINAGGFVVEAGPQYSYLLSSNNETKITRTRQPNGTPEVFESQDKKDVSGFKRSELGYVAGVGYQADNGVSLNLRYTGAFSDFVKSDNGSYFNGDLANARHSALQLSLGYLIPSK
- a CDS encoding porin family protein; this encodes MQSIYRLWLAAMLLVAVPAQAQRILLGLKGGATIANGIGADAKNSSLRFGAHGGGLLRIKLTKHLAVQGEALYTQRGDNSSAYGPSIQHRLDYVSFPVLAQYHWDDIFFEAGPYFSQLRSVTPVVAQRTPVGTAAFRKQDAGFVVGLGYQDSTGFSVGWRYNGGLNNVFRRVDIDGSSQVQLRNSSVEFYLAYLFTRVR
- a CDS encoding porin family protein, with product MKKSFLLFLLVAGVATASQAQNVRVGLKGGASLTNFAGDDAALKGNKVGFHGGLLANIGVNDAFSVQPELLYSQKGSKYTLNGTDVINKFDYIDLPIMFRINADGLFFEVGPQLGFLSSAKQKIGSVTTDIKDAYNTVDFGYAAGLGYQSASGPGIGLRYNGGITNIPKEYTTGNTSFQPNIRNSAFQLYVSYLLGGSSGRRRR
- the plsY gene encoding glycerol-3-phosphate 1-O-acyltransferase PlsY, with the protein product MNLPLVLGLLVAAYFIGSIPTALWVGRLFFGIDIREHGSGNSGATNTFRVLGKKPGSFVMAIDVLKGWAATSLASVMLNQGAILPEQLLYYQIACGVLAVLGHIYPIYAGFRGGKGVATVLGMMLAIAPATVGVCILVFIITLLISRYVSLSSMTAGMTFAVLQLLPQFRPQNQLLVWFGFVLAVLLVYTHRANIGRLRTGTESRVPMPWDKK
- a CDS encoding porin family protein; protein product: MKNIAFATGALLAAATLVSSSAHAQGIRLGIKGGANLSNLSGDLTDEDRFENKLGFHGGVMLNIGLLDDGFLSLQPEVLFSQKGFQYADNEFNIGNNTIKYEGDRTYNYIDVPVLLKINAGGLFFEAGPQYSYLLKVKDESKVSVNGNTATQRSGTSDLDNVNRNEIGYAAGLGYQSDMGLLLGLRYNGSFTDFGKDGYQDNDVRNARNSVFQLSLGYLIPGK
- a CDS encoding dipeptidase — its product is MASYLEQNQERFLSELMDWLRIPSVSADPKFHGDVLRAAEYLKARFEEVGLENVELCPTAGNPIVYGEKIIDPNLPTVLVYGHYDVQPADPYELWTSGPFEPLIKDGKIYARGACDDKGQVYMHVKAFEMMQQGGGVPCNVKVMIEGEEEIGSNNLAIFVRENKEKLKADVILISDTGMLANDQPSIEVGLRGLSYHEVEVTGPNRDLHSGLYGGAVANPINILCKMIASLHDENNHITIPEFYNNVAVLSDEERAELNRVPHSDDEFKQSIGLPDTYGEKGYTTVERIGIRPTLDVNGIWGGYTGEGAKTVIASKAYAKISMRLVPHQTSEEITEIFQKHFTSIAPSGVTVQVRPHHGGEPVVTPTDSVAYKAAADAMETTFGKRPIPTRGGGSIPIVAMFKTELGLDTVLLGFGLDSDAIHSPNEHYGVFNFLKGIETIPHFYRNYAAAMK